TGCTGTTGCAGGGGTAGCAACACCAGGAActcttgttcattgctggtgggaatgcagaatcATATAGCTGCTGTGGGAGGTCATTCGGCAGCTTCTTGCAAAAGAAATGTACTCTTCCTGTGCGATCCAACAGTCATGCTTCTTGGTTATTGACTGAAGTGAAATCTTGAAAGGAGGTAAAAACGtaggtccacacaaaaacctgcagatgaatgtttgtagcagctttattcacaattgccaaTGATgggagcaaccaagatgtccttcagtagctGAGCTGACAAATTGTGatccatccagacaatggaatattactcagtgctgGAAAGAAATGAGGTATCAAGCCATGAAGAGACATGGGAAGGTCAAATGCGTATTACTAAATgcaagaagccaatctgaaagcCTACGTACATGTGATTCCAtctatatgatattctggaaaagataaaaccGTGGAGATAGGAGAGgggatcagtggttgccaggcaTTGAGGGGAGGGATCGTAGGGTGCTAAAACTACTACTCTGTAGTGCAGAGTAACGTGCTGTATGTAATAGTGGGCATATGCCAtccatttgtccaaacccacagactgtgcaccaagagtgaacccttaCGTAGACTGGTCTTGGGTGGTGACATGTCCAGGTAGGTTCACCTGTTGTAACAAATGTGCCACTCCAGTGGGAGACGTTGATGATGGGGAGGGCTGTTCATGTGGGGGGGTCAGTGGGTACGTGGGGAATCTGTATACTTTCTGCCCAGTTTTGCTGTGGCTCTAgaatgctctaaaaaataaagtctattttgaaaaagagaacgTTACTGGCTCATATAATTGAAAAGTCTAGGGCTAGAGCAGGCTTTGGTCATGGCTGGATTCAGGGGCTCAGGATACCATACTGACGCAGTCTTCATCTCTCAGCTGGGCTTTCTTTCTTCACTGCAGCAGGGGAGGTCCAGGGGCTCCAGGCTCTATGATCCCTTGTATAAAAACAGAGGCTCTTTGGCACTAGGAAATTGCCTAGGTAGGGCTCTTACCATCTAGCGTGAGCCTGAGCCCACCCCCGGAGTCAGGGAAGGGAGATCCCCCCACCTTCACAAGAGGCAGATTGAGGTCTTGTTGCCAGAGGAAGGGAGACTGAGTTTTGGGCCTGCGATGATGTCCGGATGACCAAGGGCCCTCTAGCTCTAACATCTGATGCTTCCGATGCCagctgcctggctggctgggagcagaagacaggctttctgcacaaggaggcagaggcacaGTGTTTCAGAGGTCCTATGGAATGGCCGTGGGTGGCTGAGAGGGTGCTGGGCATAGTGGGAACAAAGGTTGGGTGTGTTTGGGGGCTGCTGAGAAGACCAGTTTGGCTGGACAATGGGCATGTGAAGTTGGTCTGTGAAAGTATTTTGGGGCCAGACTGGGGCCTCCTGGGATCTGGGTCCTGCCCCCAGCTTTCCCAGCCTCACCTGTACTGGTTCCTCTGGGTGTTAACATCTCAGGCAGGAACCTCCCTGCGGTGGGGTcttgtgggggatggggagacacTGTGCTTCTGGGTCTCTgatgcccacctccctccaggcGTTCCTGGTCTATGCGGCAGGTATCTACTCCAACATGGGCAACTACAAGTCCTTTGGCGACACCAAGTTTGTTCCCAACCTGCCCAAGGTGAGTTGAGAGCAGGCCGGGGGAGGTGAGGAGTTTGGGGCCGGTGGGATGGTAGTGGGGGCCTGGTCACTGCCATGCTCCTCACCTAGCGAGGGAAAGCAGGATGTCTTCCTGCGGGCAGACAAGGGAAGGGCGTGTGAACTTCAGTGCTTGCAAAAAGGGAGCCTGGTCATCTCATGCCTGGGGATGGTGGAGAGGCAGGGCGCTGTGAGTCCCTTGCGGGCAGGGACTGTGGAGCTCGGGCCCGTCTGGGGCATCAGCAGTTCTTACTCCCCAGCTCTCAGCACTCACTGTCCACACAAGTCGCCTGGCCGTCTTGTTGAAATGCGGCTTCGGACTAACAGGTCTGCGGGGGCGCCTGAGCTCCAGCATCCTTCAACAGCACTGACGCTGCCCGTCGCTCAACTGCACGTTGAGCCTGGCCTTAGGCTTCGGGAGAAGAGCTGGGGGGTGGATGTGGAGGGTGCAGAAGACAGGCTTGGGCGCTGTGGCCCAGCCAGTGGCTTCCTCCCCTGCAGGAGAAGCTGGAACGTGTGATCCTGGGGAGTAAGGCGGCCAGGCAGCACCGGGAAGAAGTCAGGAGCCTCTGGCAGACCTGCGGggagctcatgttctctctggaGCCGCGGCTTCGACACCTCgggctggggaaggaggtgaGGACCCCCCCATCATGCAGGAAAGTGGAGGGCATCCTTTGGAAGTCACCTGGCATGGAGGGAAGGGTAATGGGTAGGGAGGCAGTGGGCTTCCATTCTGGCAGTTGTAAGCTGGGAAGCAGGTTGGATGCAGTGCTTTCTGAATGCCCTTCCTGCTGCGGAGGGCAGATGGGAAATGGAGGAGCCCGGGCTTCCCGCCTCTGGAGGCCACTTGGCCACCACGTGGTGcaagggacatggcaagcctCCGGGGCAGGCCAGCCTGCGAAAGGCTggagcagagctgcaggaagGCTGGAGATGGGCCTCTGTGTGCGATTTGTGTTCCAGTTTTCTCCCCTGGAAAGAGATGAGGGGGCAGGGTAGAGGcggctgggaggaggggtgggagccGGAAGGAGTGTGTCCCAACCGCGGcagttcctccctcccacctgtcCCTTTCCCCGACAGGGAATCACCACCTACTTCTCTGGGGACTGTACCATGGAAGACGCCAAGCTGGCCCAGGACTTTCTGGACTCACAGGTTTGAGGGTTAGGGAACTTGGGACAGGGTGTTCACAGGGTCGCCTTGCCACTGGCACCCACTCTGGGGTCCCAGCTTGGGTCCAGAGACACAGCATCCTGGGTGTTTGAAGTAGGAAAGACTTGGGAATCCTTGTCTGAGAGTTGGCCTGGCTCCAGTGAGGCAGATGTTCCCAGATGTGCCAGGGGACGGAGcaccccgccgccgcccgccgcagGCTGGAGGCCTTGGTGACAGCCTGCGGGCAGGACAGCGGAGACCTCAGAGCCACTTCCGGTTGGGCCCCGGAGTCCACTTGTGGCGTTTACACCCCCAGCAGCTGTGTAAGCAGTTTCTGCTGCATCGCCTCGCCCTGGGTCAGCGCTTAGTAAACGTTGGCGCTCAGCGCACAGAGCAGCGTCTCCGAGCGCCCGGCGGGGGCTGCCCACCCGCTCGCTCCCCTCGCTGCGGACTCAGGCTCCCCCGCACGCCCCAGCCTGCTCTGCCTCCGGACCTCCCCTTCCTGGCGTGaatccctttccctcctcccgcCTTGTTGCCCGTTCTGGACTTACtcttcttcccccaacccctgccctggTCTTTTCCAGAACCTCAGTGCCTACAACACGCGACTCTTCAAGGGCGTCCTCGAGGACGGGAAGCCGCGCTACGAGGTGCGGCTGGCTTCGGTGCTCGGCGCAGGTGAGCCGCTTCGCACGGCccttctgctccctcctcagcaccTCTGCCCCGGGGCGGGGACCTGGCCGGACTCAGGGCAGGGCTTAGTGGGTCCTGCCGGGAGTGACAGGCACGGTAGTCCCTGCAGATGTTGACGGTGGACTTCCTGCCGCTGTGGTCACCGCTGTGcgggatttctctctctgcctccggcctcctctctctcacttcaTCTACGGCGTGTTCCTCCCACACGGGGCCTGGTAGTCACCAGCCTGGCCACTCCAGCAGAAAGAGGGCCCTTTTCTCCCAGAAGTTTCTTCAGTAAGGTCTGGGAGTGGCTCTAGTTTCTCTGTTGTGGGTCCCGTATTTATCTGTGAAACAGTCCCTGTGGTCAGGGGACAGATAGATCTCTCATTGTCTGGAGCCTGATCCCAAACCAACCTGGGAGCCAGGTGACAATAAGGTCAGCCCGTCCCACGCACCTGAATTGGAGGTGTGGGCAGGGGATTCTTAGAGGAAAATTGGGGTCTGGTACCAGGTGAGAGGAAAATGCATGCAGTGTGGACAGAAATAGCCAGGCCCCTATGAGGACCTTTGCGAGTGGgccctcccttttccccttcccagcccccagccccataTCCCTGCCCACCTCCTACTTAGACGCTGGGCCCCAGCCATGCTTAGCGGTTTACAGTCCCCTGAAAACCCCGTGTTTGTTGTCACATCTGCTGTCCAGAACTTCGCACGGTCTGTCCCCTTTCCGACCTCAAAGCCCTGCCTCCCATCTACACGTGACGAACACCTCACTAGCTACTCCAGGACCCTGCCCAGTCTTTCCATgactttcttcccctttccatcATCATACCCAGCAGCTGTGTGGGCATTTTGTCGTCACTGTTGACACGGACTTCTCAGGAGGACGAATTGTGTGTTTCACTGACCACGGTCCCCCCAGTGGCTAGCACTTGGCAGAAACTCAGATCTTTGGTGTGGGACGAGATGAAGATGGCACCCGAACCTTTGGTGGGGGGCACAGAGCATGGCGGAGGGAAAGTTTAGCAATTGGCACGTTGTTGGGTTTGACTCAGGAAAAGGACAGCGGGTCCGTGGGACTAGGTATCGATCACACTGGAATGTAAGCCGAGCCCACACTTCCGTAAGCTCGCTGTGTGCAAGACACGGTGCGAGAGGGAGGCTCTGGTGCCCGAGTGCCGGTTGTGTTACCTCCTGCTGTGtgcagctgccccccccccccatttaggGACATAAACCCACCTCTTCACGCTCACAgactctgtgggtcaggaatcagGATGGGGCACGATCAGAACAGCTTGTGCCTGGTGTCAACGACCGGGGCCTCAGCCTGGGAGACTCGGAGGCCAGGGTGCCATCAGCAGCCAGAGGCTGGAATCCCCCGCAGGCGCACTCATCACACGCCTGGCGGAAGATGCCGGCCGTCAGCTGGGACCTCCGCAGGGGCTATGGGCTAGGACGGCCCACGTGGCTTCCTGACGTTGCTCTTGTTGGCTGGCCTCCCCGAGGGAGCGTGCAGAGAGAGCCAGGCGGAAGCTGGACCCCCTTCGGCAGTCCCTGGTGTCACTTCTGCTAGAGTCACAAGCCTGCCCAGCTTCCAGAGGAGGGCAAAGAGCCCCCGCATCCTGGGGCATGTCACCTTGGGAGGTGGGAGACACTgtgcttatcttttcttttttatgacatAACCTAGAAGTGTATGCTATTGGTCAGGGATTACAAGCAAAATGCAAGAAATCACCACAAATGTAGTGGCACGAAACAACGTAAATTTATTCTGTTGCTGTTCTGGGGGTCCACAGTCAGAGACAAGACTCTAGTTCCTTCTGGAGTCTCCAGGGGGCAGTCTGTTTCCTTGGCTCTTAGCTTCAAGAGGCTGCTTGCTTTCCTTGGCTCCTGTCCCATctgcctcctgccctctctccagCATCTTCTTTCATCCCGTCTCCTACTTCCTGTTCACCCTCTCATTTCCTTATAAGGCTCCTTACATTTCAGGTTGACTGTTTTTCTAAATACATTTGCCACCCTAGATTTAGATCCTGCTCTTGGCAACCTTTGGAAACTTACTTTACCTCTCcgtgccttagtttccccatctgtaaaatggagataatctcCCAGAGTAGATGTGAGGCTTAAATGAGTTAACTATATAcatagttaatatatatatatacacacacacacatatgtatacattttttttaaaatgaaagtttataCTATTTCTGTAGGCAGTGGGGAGTCATTGAAGATCTTAGAGTAAGGGCGTCATGGTGAGAAGCTTGCTGGAGTGTCTTAGCCTGAGTGCTCCTTCTTCCCTCAGAGCCTGCTCTGCATTCTGAAATGACTTCCAAGCTGAAGAGCTATGAATTCCGAGGGAACCATTTCCAGGTGACTCGGGGGGACTATGCCCCTATCCTCCAGAAGGTGGTGGAGCACCTGGAGAAGGCCAAGGTAGGGCTGGCTGGGGGCTGAGGGTCGCAAGCTCCAGATCCCTCTGGGCAGCAAAGACAGGTGTCGGGACAGATGGGTGGCGTGAGGCTGACCGGCCCCTGCTCACCCCCAGGCGTATGCAGCCAACAGCAGGCAGGAACAGATGCTGGCCCAGTACATAGAGAGTTTCACCCAGGGCTCCATCGAGGCCCATAAGAGGGGCTCCCGCTTCTGGATACAGGACAAAGGCCCCATCGTGGAGAGGTGAGGCATCTCCTGGCTCTTCACCCTGGCTgcccccctcctgcctgcccctcttccaTCTCTGCCCTTTACTCCCCCCAGTTACATCGGGTTCATCGAGAGCTACCGAGACCCCTTTGGTTCCCGTGGAGAGTTTGAAGGTAActtctgggaggaggaggggggtcaGCTTGCAAATGCTTATCCCCAGCATCCCCTGAGGGTTCTCCCTTCTGCCCTTggcaataataatacaaataaccAGAACCAGTGTTGACGATTGATCAGACACTGGGCACTTAGCTACAGGAGCTCATCTGGACACTGTCCTCCCGTGACAATTGCTATCCTCACTTTATAGAAGTGGTTACCGAGGTATAGTTGGTGAGTGGCCAAGCATGGCACCTTGGCTCTGAGCCACTTTGCTGTGCTGCCTCTGCTGTCTGATCCCAGCACAGGCTACGGCCATTCCAAGCCCAACTTTGCCGCTCACCCGCTGTGTGACCTCCCCAACTGGGTAAACCCCATATCTGAGCATTGGTCACTCCCTTCTGGGTGTCGTGGGAAGAGACATTGCTCAACAGATTTCCAGGCACATAAAAGGTCCTGGGTGAACGGGAGCATAATTGCCATCATGATAGTGAACTTGACTTGGCTGCTGtcatcccagggcaggtgggAGGCTGCCCTGGCCCCGCCCCATGCCTATATCCATACCCCAACTGGACCCACTTGTGGGAGGCAGGCATCAAGCCTGAGGATTTAGATTTCTGTACAAAGCCTTATTTTCcccagcctctggggacagagtctAGAGCATCCAGTTTCTAGAAGCCAGAGAGATTGGCTTGGGAGGAGAGAGGACAGGCCCCAGCAGCCAGTGGGGAGCTTAAATCTAAGCCCAGAGATGCAGGCCCAGGGCgcatgtggttcagggaccaGAAGGGAGGACAGATGTGCACACCTGCAGCTTCCCTGCCTGGGTCCTGATTGTCCAGGCCTCTCTGACGGCCAACACCCCAGAACCTCTTGAGCAGCCTTGATCTCAGAGGCTCCCCTCTTTACCTAACTCACTGTGGTTATTAGAAAAgtagtgcaggggcgcctggctggctcactcagtagagtgtgtgactcttgatctcggggttgtgagttcgagccccacattgggtgtagagattacttaaaaataaaatcttaaaaaaaaaaaaagggaaagtccATGTTCAGAGTaacaaattttggaaaatatactaaaaatatcaTCCGTGATTGTTCCCACTTTAAGGTTAGAATTGGGAGTGTACATTGTCGGGGTTTTTCCcccctatttgtttatttattttagatagagtggaagggggcagagggagagagagaatccataaGCAGACTCTCTGGCTGAGCctagagccctgtgtggggctcgatcccaggaccctgagatcatgacctgagctgaaaccaggagttggccactcagccaactgagccacccaggcacccccattttttgtttttagatagagctaataatgctttaaaatgtatgtttgtgtgtgtgatttaaaaaTCCATCCTTGTTGTAAGTAATTAGAATAATATAAAAGTATGTAGGATGAAATGTGAAATCGGCCCCCTGTGCCCCTCCTCTCCAGAGGTCAGCACAGTTCACACAGTTGAGTATAGGTCTTTCCAGAGCTTTGTTTAAGCAACACAAGTGAAACTTAACTTATCCAAGTAGATGCAAGTATGTTCTATGGATTGTACTGCCACCTGCTTTTTTTCACCAAATAGTTTAGGTATCTTTTCATATCAGTACATATAGACCTACCATGTTccttttacttacatttttttttttttctttctttcttttttttttaagtaggctccacacccagtatggagcttgaactcatgactctgagatcaagggtcacgtgctttaccgactgagccagccgacTCCCTCCACcctgttcttttcattttctatttttttatttttaaggttttttaattttttataatttttttcttaatttgacagagtcagagagatcacaagtaggcagagaggcaggcagagagggaagaagcaggctccctgctgagcagagagcctgatgcgggactcgatcccaggaccctgagatcatgacctgagccgaaggcagaggcttaacccactgagccacccaggcgcccctatttttcttttttaaaaaatttttctttttttatttattagagagagagagtgtaggcaggtgggcagaggagggggcagtgacagagggagaagcagactccttgctaagccgggaacccgacatggggcttgatcccaagaccctagaatcatgacctgagctgaaggcagatgtttaacccactgagccacacaggcgccccctcttCTTTGCTATTTTAATCATCCTGTCTTCCTGACCTGGTATATCAATTCTACCTGACACAGTGGCTCCAGACAGGGAGGCTTTGCCAGGTCTAACCCCTTGGCCAAGTTAATCCATTCTGTGCAGGATCCTGACCATGCAGTAGTCTAGGCAGGGCCTTTCCGCAATATAGTTCCTGTAGGGGTCCCAGGAATTACACCAAGAAGGGTTCAGTGCAGAGAGGCAAAGGGTCTTGCCTGCAGGACTCTTCAGTATCTCTAATATGCAAAAGTACATTagggatctcttttttttttttttttaaattttattttattttatttatttatttcacagagagatcacaagtagatggaaaggcaggaaaggcaggcagagagagagagagggaagcaggctccccgctgagcagagagcccgatgtgggactcgatcccaggaccctgagatcacgacccgagccgaaggcagcagcttaacccactgaaccatgaTCTCTAAGAATTTAGAGATAGAGCATATAGAATTATCCAAACTTATTTGACCAGGAAGCTCTTTCTTTAGGAAGGCTCTCATAGAAACTGCATTTTATGGAGTGCAGCTTTGGAAACAGAAATGGAAGTGAGGCTCTCTAACCACATTAAACCTAAAAAGATCAATCCCAGGCCTCCTGTGCACAGCCTCAGTCACCCCCTCGTAAGCCAAATACcgaagccttgcaggagagttcaGTTGCCCCCAAAAGAAGGACATGTTTTTTGCTCAAGGAGTCCCTTCCACTGGGAATCTGCTCTTTACCCACCACCCTCTATGGGCTCCCTGCCCTCTTTTTTAAGATCCATGGCAGAGGTTATCCAGTGAAGCCTTCTTTCTACATCCTACCCCCTCCAGTAATCTCCATGAAGGCAGGGCCAGGCCTGGGTCCCTGTTCTCCCCACCGGCCCGCAAAGGGTACTGCAGACAGTGGACATTTTGAAACATGCATGATGGCTGGAGGGGTCGCAGGGTGGAGTGGGGCACAGGACCCCTCCCAAACCCCGCCAGCCCacagcccacctccctccctccaggctTTGTGGCCATGGTGAACAAGGCCATGAGTGCCAAGTTCGAGTGCCTGGTGGCAAGTGCAGAACAGCTGCTGAAGGAGCTGCCCTGGCCTCCGGCCTTCGAGAAGGACAAGTTCCTCACCCCCGACTTCACCTCCCTGGACGTTCTCACCTTCTCTGGCTCTGGCATCCCTGCTGGCATCAACATCCCCAACTGTGAGCTTCCTTAAGCCGCAGCCGTGTCCCCTGAGAGGTGCCCCCCCCCGGCCCCGCACACAGTTGGCCCGGCCACATGCCCCACGCAGTTCTCCATCCCAGCCTGGTCCTCTTGTCTAGACTCCTTATCCGTGGCCCTTGGTTTTTGCCCCTTCTCCCTggttccctccccaccctctgcagATGACGACCTGAGGCAGACGGACGGCTTCAAGAATGTGTCGCTGGGGAACGTGCTGGCTGTGGCCTACGCCACACAGCGGGAGAAGCTgaccttcctggaggaggaggacaaggtGGGCACCGGCAGCCCAAGGGTTGGGGGTGGGCCTGGACTCACGGCCGACACAGGAGGACGGGGCCCTGTGACTTGGCTTGTTTGCTCACCTGTCAAACGGTGGAGGTTGTCCCTTCCTCCAGGTTGTTGCAAAGAGGTGAGGGGCGAAGCGAGCCGCCCCCCGTGGAGCCTGGTGGGAAGGAAGCCACTGGCCCTCAGCTTAGCAGCAGGGGCGGCAGGAGGCCGTGTGGCTGCGGTGGGGCGGCAGACAGCGTGGGCCTCCGCTTGTCTCGGCAGGACCTATACATCCGCTGGAAGGGGCCCTCCTTTGACGTGCAGGTGGGACTACACGAGCTGCTGGGCCATGGCAGCGGCAAGCTCTTCGTGCAGGTGAGAACGCGCCCGCGGCTGCCCTCCTCCATGATCAACCCCACCCAGGGTGAAGCCGCAGCATCTTTGCCCTCACCAGCTTTGGATTAGGTGGGGGAAATGGCCCCTAAAGGAGGGAAGTTCCTATCTCATCCTCCCCCAAGATGTCCCGGGAGCCCCAAGGGCACGGGGCCTGCAGGGCAGTCCAGCTGAGGTCCCCTGCGCAGGAGGGGGTGGCTTGGCTCAGGCCGGGGAAGCCTGCCCTGGAGGTGTGACTCAGACAGCAGCAGGGACAGGGAGGCTGTGAGGGCAGTCTCTGCAGCTCCCAGTCCTGAGGCTGCAGCACGGTCTGTCTTGGGACTACTATTCCCTGGAACCCGTACCTTTCCAGATATTAACAAGGAGTGAGTCACTTCTCGCGAGAGCAGCCCCTTCCCTGCCAGCCAATCAGAGTGGCTGGAGCCCCTGCGATGCCCCCACTCAGGGGATACAAAGACGACAGGCAGCCTTTGTGCCAGGTGGGATGACCGGAGGCGGGCGCGGCCCGGGCGTCAGAGAGAGCGGGGTTCTGTTTGGGTCTGCTCCCTGTGAGGTGGGGCTCCTCACTGAGTCCGGAGGGACTGGAGGTCAGGACCATTCAGAGAGCAGCTAATGGGGGCGGTGGCTTGGCCCTGAGCCTTGTCCAGGCTTTGAAGTCAGGGGGAAGTGGGGACAAATGTGGCCACTCTGTGTCCTTCCGCAAGTCAGTCCTCCTTACTGAGCCTCAGTTGGCCCATCTGCAAAACAGGGACCCTGGCTCCTACCATATGGGCCATCCTGAGGAATAAAAGCAAAGCCCTAGGGTTGCCGACACAGTAGACCCTTTGGAAGTGGGTTTACTGTCAAGAGGTAGTGTGCGTGGAGGTTATGTGCTCGATTCCACGCTGGGGCTCATAGTCTCTGAGCCTcgttttcctcctctgtgaagtgGGGTAACAGAACCTTCCGGGGGTTGGGGGTGTGAGGAATAAGTGGGTGGTGCGTAAG
The genomic region above belongs to Neovison vison isolate M4711 chromosome 7, ASM_NN_V1, whole genome shotgun sequence and contains:
- the DPP3 gene encoding dipeptidyl peptidase 3 isoform X2; protein product: MRAAAAGPMADAQYILPNDIGVFSLDCREAFRLLSPTERLYAHHLSRAAWYGGLAVLLQTSPEAPYIYALLSRLFRAQDPDQLRQLALAEGLTEEEYQAFLVYAAGIYSNMGNYKSFGDTKFVPNLPKEKLERVILGSKAARQHREEVRSLWQTCGELMFSLEPRLRHLGLGKEGITTYFSGDCTMEDAKLAQDFLDSQNLSAYNTRLFKGVLEDGKPRYEVRLASVLGAEPALHSEMTSKLKSYEFRGNHFQVTRGDYAPILQKVVEHLEKAKAYAANSRQEQMLAQYIESFTQGSIEAHKRGSRFWIQDKGPIVESYIGFIESYRDPFGSRGEFEGFVAMVNKAMSAKFECLVASAEQLLKELPWPPAFEKDKFLTPDFTSLDVLTFSGSGIPAGINIPNYDDLRQTDGFKNVSLGNVLAVAYATQREKLTFLEEEDKDLYIRWKGPSFDVQVGLHELLGHGSGKLFVQDEKGAFNFDQETVINPETGEQIQSWYRSGETWDSKFSTIASSYEECRAESVGLYLCLNPQVLEIFGFEGADAEDVIYVNWLNMVRAGLLALEFYTPETSSWRQAHMQARFVILRVLLEAGEGLVTVAPTTGADGRPDARVRLDRDKIRPVGKPALERFLRKLQVLKSTGDVAGGRALYEGYAAVTDAPPECFLTLRDTVLLRKESRKLIVQPNTRLEGSEVQLLEYEASAAGLIRSFSERFPEDGPELEEVLTQLATADARFWRFPSENPSGQA
- the DPP3 gene encoding dipeptidyl peptidase 3 isoform X3, with the protein product MADAQYILPNDIGVFSLDCREAFRLLSPTERLYAHHLSRAAWYGGLAVLLQTSPEAPYIYALLSRLFRAQDPDQLRQLALAEGLTEEEYQAFLVYAAGIYSNMGNYKSFGDTKFVPNLPKEKLERVILGSKAARQHREEVRSLWQTCGELMFSLEPRLRHLGLGKEGITTYFSGDCTMEDAKLAQDFLDSQNLSAYNTRLFKGVLEDGKPRYEVRLASVLGAEPALHSEMTSKLKSYEFRGNHFQVTRGDYAPILQKVVEHLEKAKAYAANSRQEQMLAQYIESFTQGSIEAHKRGSRFWIQDKGPIVESYIGFIESYRDPFGSRGEFEGFVAMVNKAMSAKFECLVASAEQLLKELPWPPAFEKDKFLTPDFTSLDVLTFSGSGIPAGINIPNYDDLRQTDGFKNVSLGNVLAVAYATQREKLTFLEEEDKDLYIRWKGPSFDVQVGLHELLGHGSGKLFVQDEKGAFNFDQETVINPETGEQIQSWYRSGETWDSKFSTIASSYEECRAESVGLYLCLNPQVLEIFGFEGADAEDVIYVNWLNMVRAGLLALEFYTPETSSWRQAHMQARFVILRVLLEAGEGLVTVAPTTGADGRPDARVRLDRDKIRPVGKPALERFLRKLQVLKSTGDVAGGRALYEGYAAVTDAPPECFLTLRDTVLLRKESRKLIVQPNTRLEGSEVQLLEYEASAAGLIRSFSERFPEDGPELEEVLTQLATADARFWRFPSENPSGQA